A genome region from Panthera leo isolate Ple1 chromosome A2, P.leo_Ple1_pat1.1, whole genome shotgun sequence includes the following:
- the LOC122204649 gene encoding serine/threonine-protein kinase MARK1-like isoform X1, producing the protein MFSLILETLLVLSFHRQEKEYVSRDNLRDDFTHRGQVTEEVPDKFCQLLSVVEYCHQQGMIGGYLKLETLLFQKKLKVKLAGVGLSIQFAGYKLHTFWDSPPYSAPRLFLQQREDTPSANAWSLGVVWYCLATGLEPFEGEVFWDAERNIENREHNALVFMSLESENMWYTLTTIQPTIRTPTTVRSWSSIATCSSTGLSSEQSSLTSEGTSIGTTISGPRCNSPATNSDTSSEYRQPGRMSLEPKKSGSQTSQ; encoded by the exons ATGTTCAGCCTGATTCTGGAGACACTACTGGTCCTCTCTTTCCACAGACAAGAGAAAG AATACGTAAGCAGAGACAACCTGCGTGACGATTTTACGCACCGTGGCCAAGTGACGGAGGAGGTTCCAGACAAATTCTGCCAGCTGTTATCGGTGGTGGAGTACTGCCACCAACAAGGTATGATAGGCGGGTATCTAAAGCTAGAGACACTGCTTTTTCAAAAGAAGCTGAAGGTAAAACTCGCGGGGGTTGGACTGAGCATCCAGTTTGCTGGCTACAAACTCCACACTTTCTGGGACAGCCCCCCTTATTCTGCCCCGCGACTCTTCCTGCAGCAAAGGGAGGACACCCCTTCCGCAAACGCTTGGAGCCTGGGGGTGGTTTGGTACTGCTTGGCCACCGGGTTGGAGCCGTTTGAGGGGGAAGTCTTCTGGGACGCGGAACGAAATATCGAAAACAGGGAACACAATGCTCTGGTTTTCATGTCCCTggagagtgaaaacatgtggtacaCGTTGACAACTATCCAGCCCACGATCAGGACACCAACCACAGTCCGCTCCTGGAGCTCCATCGCAACCTGTTCCAGCACAGGCCTGTCCTCAGAGCAAAGTAGTCTGACCTCCGAAGGGACCAGCATAGGGACCACGATTAGCGGGCCCAGATGCAACTCGCCAGCCACAAACTCCGACACCAGCAGTGAATACAGGCAGCCAGGGAGGATGTCCCTAGAGCCAAAAAAATCAGGTTCTCAAacatctcaataa
- the LOC122204649 gene encoding serine/threonine-protein kinase SIK2-like isoform X2: MLQGRKAITAGEEDFCIYEIPEITSEGSVPPRKQSDVTFIKKTQKDPTGLQGLCREAQNMKTSSHPSVVKSLEVINTKETLVLLSEYVSRDNLRDDFTHRGQVTEEVPDKFCQLLSVVEYCHQQAKGGHPFRKRLEPGGGLVLLGHRVGAV, from the exons ATGCTTCAGGGGCGTAAGGCCATTACCGCTGGTGAGGAGGACTTCTGTATTTACGAGATCCCCGAGATCACCAGTGAGGGCAGCGTCCCCCCCAGGAAGCAGTCTGATGTGACGTTCATCAAGAAAACCCAGAAGGACCCCACTGGCCTCCAGGGACTTTGTCGTGAAGCCCAGAATATGAAGACCTCAAGTCACCCAAGTGTTGTCAAGTCACTTGAGGTGATCAACACCAAGGAAACGTTGGTTCTCCTTTCAGAATACGTAAGCAGAGACAACCTGCGTGACGATTTTACGCACCGTGGCCAAGTGACGGAGGAGGTTCCAGACAAATTCTGCCAGCTGTTATCGGTGGTGGAGTACTGCCACCAACAAG CAAAGGGAGGACACCCCTTCCGCAAACGCTTGGAGCCTGGGGGTGGTTTGGTACTGCTTGGCCACCGGGTTGGAGCCGTTTGA
- the LOC122204705 gene encoding serine/threonine-protein kinase SIK2-like, producing the protein MLQGRKAITAGEEDFCIYEIPEITSEGSIPPRKQSDVTFIKKTQKDPAGLQGLCREAQNMKTSSHPSVVKSLEVINTKETLVLLAEYVSRDNLRDDSTHRGQVTEEVPDTFCRLLSVVEYCHQQE; encoded by the exons ATGCTTCAGGGGCGTAAGGCCATTACCGCTGGTGAGGAGGACTTCTGTATTTACGAGATCCCCGAGATCACCAGTGAGGGCAGCATCCCCCCCAGGAAGCAGTCTGATGTGACGTTCATCAAGAAAACCCAGAAGGACCCCGCTGGCCTCCAGGGACTTTGTCGTGAAGCCCAGAATATGAAGACCTCAAGTCACCCAAGTGTTGTCAAGTCACTTGAGGTGATCAACACCAAGGAAACGTTGGTTCTCCTTGCAGAATATGTAAGCAGAGACAACCTGCGTGATGATTCTACGCACCGTGGTCAAGTGACGGAGGAGGTTCCAGACACATTCTGCCGGCTGTTATCGGTGGTGGAGTACTGCCACCAACAAG AGTGA